One Anopheles marshallii chromosome 3, idAnoMarsDA_429_01, whole genome shotgun sequence genomic region harbors:
- the LOC128711390 gene encoding chitinase domain-containing protein 1, which yields MLLQKSVQFVFVIVLLHREAFGTLSPSDKNKNKKVKELKVKVGPQSTNVYDRDLVQGEPSAKDIIVENAAYFLDTSLKLFEGKVLGFVTPWNNHGYDVAKTWGPKFDYVSPVWLQILRKGPKKYEVAGVHDIDDGWVKDVKKAGSSINNRVVPRVLFDKFTDRDFSQLLTYPEERTIVAKLLLATARKHKFDGIVLEVWSQLAARVEDNYLIGLVEEICTTLTSASYDCILVIPPARKETYDLFSRKHFEALAPSVTAFSLMTYDYSSVQRPGANAPLYWVRNAVQHICPDGTDGMREKRAKILVGLNMYGSDFTPNGGQPIVAHEYLALLKHLKGHLTYDEHDVENFFEVKTSTGRHMVFYPTLFSIDERLKLARELGTGISIWELGQGLDYFYDLF from the exons ATGCTACTTCAAAAATCAGTGCAGTTCGTTTTCGTTATCGTGCTGCTACACCGCGAGGCCTTCGGTACCCTTTCTCCGTCCgataagaacaaaaacaagaaagtaAAGGAACTAAAAGTAAAGGTTGGCCCACAATCGACCAATGTGTACGACAGAGACCTGGTACAGGGGGAACCGTCTGCCAAGGATATTATTGTGGAAAATGCGGCATACTTCCTGGATACGTCGCTGAAATTGTTCGAGGGCAAGGTGCTAGGGTTTGTTACGCCG TGGAACAACCATGGATACGACGTGGCCAAAACTTGGGGACCAAAGTTTGATTACGTGTCTCCAGTGTGGCTACAAATCTTACGGAAGGGTCCGAAAAAGTACGAAGTGGCCGGTGTGCACGATATCGACGATGGGTGGGTGAAGGATGTGAAGAAAGCGGGCTCATCTATCAACAACCGTG TTGTGCCACGTGTGCTGTTTGACAAATTCACCGATCGGGACTTCTCTCAGCTGCTGACTTATCCGGAGGAGCGTACCATTGTCGCTAAGCTACTGTTGGCAACTGCccgaaaacataaatttgacGGTATCGTACTCGAGGTCTGGTCACAATTAGCCGCCCGTGTTGAGGATAACTATCTAATCGGGCTGGTAGAAGAAATCTGTACCACACTGACCTCCGCATCATACGACTGCATTCTTGTGATACCGCCGGCACGGAAAGAAACGTATGATCTCTTCTCGCGCAAGCACTTTGAAGCACTCGCACCATCGGTAACGGCCTTCTCGCTGATGACGTACGACTATTCGAGCGTACAGCGACCGGGAGCGAATGCACCACTTTACTGGGTACGGAATGCGGTCCAGCATATCTGTCCGGATGGTACGGATGGTATGAGGGAGAAGCGAGCCAAAATTCTGGTTGGTCTGAACATGTACGGTAGCGATTTTACACCGAACGGTGGTCAACCGATAGTGGCGCACGAGTATTTGGCACTGTTGAAACATCTAAAGGGTCATCTGACGTACGATGAGCATGATGTGGAGAACTTTTTCGAAGTGAA GACCTCCACTGGGCGCCATATGGTATTCTATCCGACACTATTTTCCATTGACGAAAGGCTTAAGCTGGCCCGAGAGCTTGGGACTGGCATTTCCATATGGGAGCTTGGACAAGGGTTGGATTATTTCTATGACCTTTTCTAA